One window from the genome of Treponema sp. OMZ 838 encodes:
- the ychF gene encoding redox-regulated ATPase YchF, protein MAINCGIVGLPNVGKSTIFSALTRAPAEAANYPFCTINPNVGIVDLPDERLAKLSQFFEPKKTIPAAVEFVDIAGLVKGASKGEGLGNQFLSHIREVGVIAHVVRCFDNPDIVHVNNKVDPASDIETINIELALADLASLEKRAERADKATRMGKDMQKEAAIAMSAIAKIKPLLQDGKGARNANLTDEERAVMYDTHLITMKPQLYVCNVDEDGIKNGNAYIETVKKIAAQEGAETVVICGKFEAELADIDDAEERAAFLEEIGLKVSGLSVLAHAAYHLIGLRTFFTAGKDECRAWTIHAGDTAPKAAGVIHTDFERGFIKAEVYSFDDFLKYGSEQKIKEAGRYRQEGKEYIVQDGDIIFFKFNV, encoded by the coding sequence ATGGCTATAAACTGCGGTATTGTCGGACTGCCGAATGTCGGCAAGTCAACCATCTTTTCTGCATTAACCCGTGCCCCTGCGGAGGCGGCAAACTATCCGTTCTGTACTATTAACCCCAATGTCGGTATCGTCGATCTGCCTGACGAACGGCTTGCAAAGCTCTCTCAATTTTTTGAACCGAAAAAGACCATCCCCGCTGCCGTCGAGTTTGTCGATATTGCAGGACTCGTAAAGGGAGCTTCAAAGGGTGAAGGGCTCGGCAATCAGTTTCTTTCTCATATCCGTGAGGTAGGTGTTATTGCGCATGTCGTGCGCTGCTTTGATAATCCCGACATCGTTCACGTAAATAACAAAGTTGATCCCGCCTCGGATATCGAAACTATCAATATTGAACTCGCACTTGCCGACCTTGCTTCGCTGGAAAAGCGGGCGGAACGGGCGGACAAGGCAACCCGTATGGGTAAAGATATGCAGAAAGAGGCGGCGATTGCGATGAGCGCAATTGCAAAAATCAAGCCCTTGCTGCAAGACGGAAAGGGCGCCCGCAATGCCAATTTAACCGATGAAGAGCGAGCCGTGATGTACGACACGCACCTGATTACCATGAAGCCACAGCTGTATGTTTGTAATGTCGATGAAGACGGAATCAAAAACGGGAATGCGTATATCGAAACGGTTAAAAAAATCGCCGCACAGGAGGGAGCCGAAACCGTCGTTATCTGCGGAAAGTTTGAAGCGGAGCTTGCCGATATCGACGATGCGGAAGAACGTGCTGCCTTTTTGGAAGAGATCGGGCTCAAAGTTTCGGGCTTATCGGTTCTTGCCCATGCAGCGTATCATTTGATTGGACTCCGAACCTTCTTTACCGCCGGAAAAGACGAATGCCGTGCATGGACAATCCATGCCGGAGATACCGCACCCAAGGCGGCCGGCGTTATCCACACCGACTTTGAGCGAGGCTTCATTAAAGCGGAAGTCTACAGTTTTGACGACTTCCTTAAATACGGCTCTGAACAAAAAATCAAAGAAGCCGGCCGCTATCGTCAAGAAGGCAAGGAATACATCGTGCAGGATGGGGATATTATATTCTTCAAATTCAACGTCTAG
- a CDS encoding Tex-like N-terminal domain-containing protein, which yields MELTQEFIDGLTVNEVEIMKRIAEELNIRMQQVSAVITLVNEGCTIPFISRYRKEMHGSLDEVQVRDSDKLFKSYVNLETRRLEIVRGVFAAGKLTELLYDNIMKASTLAELEDIWAPFKKKKKTRGMLAVERGLQGLADLMKELEEAELVKRAQDFVKTDCEDETLNVPTVEDALAGASDIIAEETAQDTENRKAVHDFFMATGLFEVKGIGDEEAQKTSVYQMYWDYSEALNQIKPHRVLAINRGEREGILEVKINVDVDEAVARVQSRSVQHNKYHSEAIADGIVRLLSPAVLREIRSNLGEDADTHGITIFSENLKHLLMTQPIKGTRVLGVDPGIRTGTKCAALDETGKYLGSFVIYQHKAEEAKAALLKAVKDYKVQLIAVGNGTGSHEVQEIVSDVIKMHCPEVLFTVVDEDGASVYSAGDVAREEFPDLDLTIRGAISIGRRLQDPLAELVKIDPKSIGVGLYQHDLNQKKLSEELDAVVGSVVNNVGVNLNTASASLLKYVSGITSGLAKKIVSHREKTGIFTDREQLHNVSGLGPKTFEQCAGFLKIPESANPLDNSWVHPENYPAAEVIYQIVRKNEPVTKEVRTELQEKYQLGEQTVSDIIEELKKPNRDPREDCPKPIMQQGVLLFEDLKLGMTVKGKIKNVVDFGAFVDLGIKETALLHISEMSDSFVSDPLEAVKVGDIVECRIIALDEARRRISLSRKSESGVQGKLTAKQKAEVKKITVKTKDGKTVAVKTSSGAPAVQGEKHLSHRGERQPAVRSERRVAEARPRKDDDGTKYNPFAAFFNKK from the coding sequence ATGGAATTAACTCAAGAGTTTATTGACGGCCTTACGGTAAATGAGGTCGAAATTATGAAACGAATTGCGGAAGAGCTGAACATTAGAATGCAGCAGGTTTCCGCAGTTATCACATTGGTCAACGAAGGATGCACAATTCCTTTTATTTCACGGTATCGTAAAGAAATGCACGGCTCGCTGGACGAGGTTCAGGTGCGGGATTCCGATAAATTGTTTAAATCCTATGTCAACTTGGAAACGCGGCGGCTTGAGATTGTGCGGGGTGTGTTTGCAGCGGGAAAGCTGACTGAGCTGCTCTATGACAACATTATGAAGGCATCAACGCTGGCAGAGCTTGAAGATATTTGGGCACCCTTCAAAAAGAAGAAAAAGACTCGCGGTATGCTGGCTGTTGAACGCGGCTTGCAGGGCTTAGCGGATTTAATGAAAGAATTGGAAGAAGCGGAGCTTGTAAAACGGGCACAGGACTTTGTTAAAACCGATTGCGAAGACGAAACGTTGAATGTGCCGACGGTAGAGGATGCGCTTGCGGGAGCTTCCGATATTATTGCCGAAGAAACAGCGCAGGATACTGAAAACCGGAAAGCGGTACATGACTTCTTTATGGCGACCGGTCTTTTTGAGGTGAAGGGTATCGGTGATGAAGAAGCGCAGAAAACCTCCGTGTATCAGATGTACTGGGATTATTCCGAAGCGCTGAATCAGATTAAACCGCATCGGGTGCTTGCTATCAACCGCGGAGAGCGTGAAGGTATTTTGGAAGTAAAAATCAATGTTGATGTAGACGAAGCGGTTGCGCGGGTACAGAGCCGTTCGGTACAGCACAACAAATACCACAGTGAAGCGATTGCAGACGGCATTGTCCGGCTGCTCAGTCCTGCGGTACTGCGCGAAATCCGCAGCAACTTAGGCGAAGACGCCGACACCCACGGCATTACTATTTTTAGCGAAAACTTAAAACATCTTTTGATGACGCAGCCGATTAAGGGAACCCGCGTACTCGGCGTAGACCCCGGTATTAGAACCGGCACCAAATGCGCTGCCTTAGACGAAACGGGCAAGTACCTCGGCTCTTTTGTTATTTATCAGCATAAGGCAGAGGAAGCAAAAGCCGCGCTGCTCAAGGCGGTAAAAGACTATAAGGTACAGCTCATCGCAGTGGGCAACGGGACAGGCTCTCACGAGGTACAAGAAATTGTGTCCGATGTGATTAAAATGCATTGCCCCGAAGTACTGTTTACGGTAGTTGATGAGGACGGCGCCTCTGTGTATTCCGCAGGAGATGTGGCGCGCGAAGAGTTCCCCGACTTGGATTTGACCATCCGCGGTGCTATCTCCATCGGGCGGCGCTTGCAGGATCCCCTTGCCGAACTCGTCAAAATCGATCCCAAGTCTATCGGTGTTGGGCTCTATCAGCATGACTTAAACCAGAAAAAGCTTTCAGAAGAGCTGGATGCGGTTGTCGGTTCGGTAGTAAACAATGTCGGTGTTAATTTGAATACCGCAAGTGCCTCGCTGCTCAAATACGTGTCCGGTATTACGAGCGGATTGGCGAAAAAAATTGTCAGCCACCGCGAAAAAACCGGCATCTTTACCGACCGGGAGCAACTTCATAACGTGAGCGGTTTAGGGCCTAAGACCTTTGAACAATGCGCCGGTTTTTTAAAGATACCGGAGAGCGCCAATCCGCTGGATAACTCGTGGGTACACCCCGAAAACTATCCTGCAGCGGAGGTTATCTATCAGATTGTACGCAAAAACGAACCGGTAACCAAAGAGGTGCGCACGGAGCTGCAGGAAAAATATCAGCTCGGCGAGCAAACAGTCAGCGACATTATCGAAGAGCTGAAAAAACCGAACCGTGACCCTCGTGAGGACTGCCCCAAGCCGATTATGCAGCAGGGCGTTCTCTTGTTTGAAGACCTGAAACTCGGCATGACCGTTAAGGGCAAGATCAAAAACGTTGTGGACTTCGGCGCCTTTGTTGACCTCGGTATTAAGGAAACCGCCCTGCTGCACATCTCCGAGATGAGCGACAGCTTTGTTTCCGACCCGCTTGAGGCGGTAAAAGTCGGCGATATTGTCGAATGCCGGATTATTGCACTCGACGAAGCGCGCCGCCGCATCTCACTCAGCCGGAAAAGCGAAAGCGGGGTACAGGGGAAGCTGACCGCAAAGCAAAAGGCGGAAGTAAAAAAGATTACCGTAAAAACCAAGGACGGAAAAACCGTTGCGGTTAAGACTAGCAGCGGCGCCCCTGCCGTACAGGGTGAAAAACACCTGAGCCACCGCGGAGAGCGGCAGCCCGCAGTCCGGTCAGAACGGCGTGTTGCAGAAGCCCGCCCGCGGAAGGACGATGACGGCACAAAGTACAATCCTTTTGCAGCGTTCTTTAATAAGAAGTAA
- a CDS encoding type II toxin-antitoxin system RelE/ParE family toxin codes for MAEKWEEKKDKFEKIQLIPEAAEEYNNLDGSIKIEVDKKFIKLDKNPFLGFPLGNKANMDLTGFYKLYACGKSVRIVYRLLTPEKVEIIEVWGIGERENMEVYKDVEDRKNGS; via the coding sequence ATGGCAGAAAAATGGGAAGAAAAAAAAGACAAATTCGAAAAAATCCAATTAATTCCGGAGGCTGCTGAAGAATATAACAATTTGGATGGCAGTATCAAAATTGAGGTAGATAAGAAATTTATAAAACTTGATAAAAACCCCTTTCTTGGTTTTCCGTTAGGTAATAAAGCTAATATGGATTTGACAGGTTTTTATAAACTTTATGCCTGTGGAAAAAGTGTTCGGATCGTTTATCGACTTCTGACCCCCGAAAAAGTAGAAATTATAGAAGTTTGGGGCATCGGGGAAAGGGAAAATATGGAAGTATATAAAGATGTAGAAGACCGGAAAAACGGCTCCTAA
- a CDS encoding type II toxin-antitoxin system Phd/YefM family antitoxin, translating to MPITQLQKTLTQTVRKISEDKQPVFIMKNNIMEAVMIPFDRYEKLSELEELEEHKEIFSMVQDRLSHYDASKTVSLSSLRNK from the coding sequence ATGCCTATAACCCAGTTGCAGAAAACTCTTACGCAGACTGTCAGAAAGATTTCTGAGGACAAACAGCCGGTTTTCATCATGAAAAACAACATTATGGAAGCGGTTATGATTCCGTTCGACCGTTATGAAAAACTTTCCGAACTGGAAGAACTTGAAGAACATAAAGAAATTTTTTCGATGGTTCAAGACAGGCTAAGTCATTATGACGCTTCAAAGACAGTCAGCTTATCATCTTTGCGGAATAAATAA
- the gltX gene encoding glutamate--tRNA ligase, whose translation METRSRYAPSPTGLQHIGGVRTALFNYLFSRATGGKFILRIEDTDQTRYAAEYETNLYDTLDWLGMDWDEGGPRGGPYAPYIQSQRSELYREYADKLVKSGHAYYCFCDEERLERIRKIQTMNKMPPGYDRHCRNLTQEEIDANIAAGKPYVIRLKVPLEGTTVFHDVLLGTIEWKNEDINPDPILLKSDGFPTYHLANVVDDHLMKITHVMRAQEWIPSTPMHVIMYKAFGWDHPDFCHLPMVMGNDGHKLSKRHGATSCNEFRNNGYLKEAIINYVAMLGCSYEEGRDMFSLQELGERFNPEHINKAPAIFDYKKLEWFNGQYMRLKTDEELFELTWPFIANSGIFGEQDQAAREAAGLRFADQTLLKPTDEQKAMLMKVMPLIKERLHFLTEAPQMVRFLFEEPTVPPAEEIIPKKLDAEKTKAVLEKAKIVLPSIANLDEHAASEVFRAEAEAMGVKLGDFMMPMRMAVTGSRVSPPLVGSIQILGIDRSIARIEKTIKERFA comes from the coding sequence ATGGAAACTCGAAGCCGTTATGCTCCGTCTCCGACAGGATTACAGCACATTGGCGGAGTACGTACTGCATTATTTAATTATCTTTTTTCCCGCGCTACCGGCGGAAAATTCATCTTGCGTATAGAAGACACCGATCAAACCCGCTATGCTGCCGAATACGAAACAAATCTTTACGATACCCTTGACTGGCTTGGAATGGACTGGGATGAAGGCGGCCCGCGCGGAGGCCCTTATGCCCCCTATATTCAATCGCAACGTTCCGAATTATACCGCGAGTACGCCGATAAGCTGGTAAAAAGCGGCCATGCTTATTATTGCTTTTGCGATGAAGAACGGCTCGAACGCATAAGAAAAATCCAGACCATGAATAAGATGCCTCCGGGCTATGACCGGCACTGCCGCAATTTAACGCAGGAAGAAATCGATGCGAATATCGCAGCGGGAAAACCCTATGTTATCCGCCTTAAGGTGCCGCTTGAAGGAACAACAGTGTTCCACGATGTGCTCCTCGGTACAATCGAGTGGAAAAACGAAGACATCAACCCTGACCCTATCTTGCTGAAAAGCGACGGCTTCCCCACCTATCACTTGGCAAACGTTGTCGATGATCACTTAATGAAGATTACACATGTCATGCGTGCCCAAGAATGGATTCCCTCTACCCCGATGCATGTCATTATGTATAAGGCATTCGGGTGGGATCATCCTGATTTTTGCCATTTGCCGATGGTAATGGGAAATGACGGACACAAACTTTCCAAGCGGCACGGCGCGACCAGCTGTAATGAATTCCGCAACAACGGCTATTTAAAAGAAGCGATTATCAACTATGTTGCGATGCTCGGTTGTTCTTACGAAGAAGGCCGAGATATGTTCTCACTCCAGGAATTGGGAGAACGCTTTAATCCCGAACACATCAATAAAGCCCCTGCAATCTTCGACTATAAAAAACTGGAATGGTTTAACGGACAGTATATGCGGCTTAAAACCGATGAAGAACTCTTTGAGTTGACATGGCCGTTCATTGCGAACTCCGGAATCTTCGGTGAGCAAGATCAAGCAGCGCGTGAAGCAGCCGGATTACGTTTTGCCGACCAGACTCTGCTTAAACCTACCGATGAACAAAAGGCAATGCTGATGAAGGTGATGCCGCTCATTAAAGAACGCCTCCACTTTTTGACGGAAGCCCCGCAAATGGTGCGGTTCCTCTTTGAAGAACCGACTGTGCCGCCTGCAGAAGAGATTATCCCCAAGAAACTGGATGCGGAGAAAACGAAGGCGGTACTCGAAAAAGCAAAGATCGTTCTGCCTTCGATTGCAAACCTTGACGAGCACGCGGCAAGCGAGGTGTTCCGTGCGGAGGCAGAGGCAATGGGCGTTAAATTGGGCGACTTTATGATGCCGATGCGTATGGCCGTTACGGGCAGCCGCGTAAGTCCGCCGCTGGTCGGTTCGATACAGATCTTAGGTATAGACCGCTCTATTGCCCGTATCGAAAAAACAATCAAGGAACGCTTTGCATAG
- a CDS encoding glycine--tRNA ligase, whose product MEDHAISMEKIVSLCKRRGFVFQSSEIYGGQNGAWDYGPLGIELKNNIARAWWKEMTQLHNSIVGIDAAILMHPRVWEASGHVENFTDPLVDCKKCKARFRADQIDQDKLAKKECPDCGGELTDVRKFNLMFKTHIGPTDDNSNLIYLRPETAQGIYVNYKNVAQSNRMKIPFGIAQIGKAFRNEIVTKNFIFRTCEFEQMEMQFFVKPGTDDEWFNYWREQRWAFYKKHGVRMDKLRWHQHGPDELAHYAKDAYDIEYEFPMGFKELEGVHNRTNFDLTRHTEYSGKDMQYIDQDNGNERYIPYIIETSAGLTRNLLMFLCDAYEEQKVADKGNDDDWRTVLHFHPVIAPITVAVLPLMKKDGLAELAQDIQAELREDFRTDYDQSGAIGKRYRRQDEAGTPFCVTVDYDSKEDGTVTLRFRDSMEQVRIPRTELANRIRTEIKNYTRA is encoded by the coding sequence ATGGAAGATCACGCAATTTCAATGGAAAAAATTGTCAGCCTGTGCAAGAGGCGCGGTTTTGTGTTTCAGTCTTCTGAAATTTACGGAGGGCAAAACGGGGCATGGGATTACGGCCCGCTCGGGATTGAATTAAAAAACAACATCGCCCGCGCATGGTGGAAGGAAATGACCCAGCTGCACAACTCAATTGTCGGTATCGATGCAGCTATTTTGATGCACCCACGTGTGTGGGAGGCTTCCGGGCATGTGGAGAACTTTACCGATCCGTTGGTTGACTGCAAAAAATGTAAAGCACGCTTCCGTGCCGATCAGATTGATCAGGACAAGTTAGCTAAAAAAGAATGCCCCGACTGCGGCGGTGAACTCACCGATGTACGGAAGTTCAACCTGATGTTTAAAACCCATATCGGACCGACGGACGATAACAGCAATCTCATCTACTTACGCCCCGAAACCGCACAGGGTATCTATGTGAACTATAAAAACGTTGCGCAGTCCAACCGGATGAAAATTCCCTTCGGTATTGCGCAAATCGGAAAGGCATTCCGGAACGAGATTGTAACGAAAAACTTTATCTTCCGTACCTGCGAATTTGAGCAGATGGAAATGCAGTTTTTTGTAAAGCCGGGTACCGACGACGAGTGGTTCAACTACTGGCGTGAACAGCGGTGGGCGTTCTACAAAAAGCACGGTGTCCGCATGGATAAACTACGCTGGCATCAGCATGGCCCGGATGAGCTTGCTCACTATGCAAAAGACGCCTACGATATCGAATACGAATTCCCGATGGGCTTTAAAGAGCTTGAAGGTGTGCACAACCGGACAAATTTTGACCTGACCCGCCATACCGAATATTCCGGTAAGGATATGCAGTATATCGATCAGGATAACGGCAACGAGCGGTATATTCCGTACATCATCGAAACCTCAGCCGGTTTAACCCGCAACCTTTTGATGTTCCTCTGCGATGCGTACGAAGAGCAAAAAGTTGCCGACAAAGGCAACGATGATGATTGGCGAACCGTGTTACATTTTCATCCGGTTATTGCGCCGATTACCGTAGCGGTGCTGCCTTTGATGAAAAAAGACGGACTTGCGGAATTGGCACAGGATATTCAAGCGGAATTGCGCGAAGACTTCCGCACAGACTACGACCAATCCGGCGCAATCGGTAAACGATACCGCCGCCAAGATGAAGCGGGAACTCCGTTCTGTGTTACCGTCGATTATGACAGCAAAGAAGACGGAACCGTAACCTTACGCTTCCGCGATTCTATGGAGCAGGTTCGCATTCCCCGCACAGAACTTGCAAACCGCATCAGAACCGAAATAAAAAATTACACAAGGGCGTAG
- a CDS encoding CDP-alcohol phosphatidyltransferase family protein produces MAKKYLYSAEDQSILSPILYKFFVNPLVEILPYRVPANFITFSSFLCIITAFCVAVHGYYVGRYDHWWLIPLLALMYLTGDCADGKQARKTGTGSPLGEYFDHFLDCFVTGLLMSILMISFKITKPALITIGFFNLYAGQIGSFWERYKRRVMFFGKIGSNEGIVAIGLTSWLMSIPSIHAAADTVLILNITGGEALLITIMSGTAISAIHSIIRSHAISIRLIAHLILSFAVTYTAACLFGKNNMVYITGVVSFYNVFFLSSLLAATNLDSRECLPDIIIPLSFILFFLIPNYTSLIQHVQIVYLVVRVAIKFISFVRINRQYWYWINPPPPDEGLSSTR; encoded by the coding sequence ATGGCTAAAAAATATTTATATAGTGCAGAAGATCAATCTATTCTATCGCCGATATTATATAAGTTTTTCGTTAATCCTTTGGTAGAAATTTTACCTTATCGTGTACCGGCAAATTTTATTACATTTTCATCCTTTCTTTGTATTATTACTGCTTTTTGTGTCGCAGTACATGGGTACTATGTCGGAAGGTACGACCACTGGTGGCTTATTCCATTACTTGCACTGATGTATTTGACCGGCGATTGTGCCGATGGAAAACAAGCTCGAAAAACAGGAACCGGTTCACCGCTTGGTGAATATTTTGACCATTTTTTAGACTGTTTTGTGACCGGTCTTTTAATGAGTATTCTGATGATATCTTTCAAGATAACAAAACCGGCTCTTATTACAATAGGCTTCTTTAATTTATATGCAGGGCAGATTGGAAGTTTCTGGGAACGCTATAAGCGGCGGGTAATGTTTTTTGGAAAAATCGGATCCAATGAAGGAATTGTTGCTATCGGGTTGACATCGTGGCTTATGTCAATACCGTCGATTCACGCAGCAGCAGATACAGTTCTTATTTTGAATATAACAGGCGGAGAAGCTCTGCTGATCACTATTATGTCGGGAACAGCCATCTCCGCAATTCATTCAATCATCCGATCTCATGCAATTTCTATCCGTCTCATTGCGCATTTAATACTATCGTTTGCCGTTACCTATACCGCTGCCTGTCTCTTTGGGAAGAACAATATGGTGTATATCACAGGTGTGGTAAGTTTCTATAATGTATTTTTCCTTTCTTCACTTTTAGCAGCAACAAACCTTGACAGCCGTGAGTGCTTACCGGACATTATCATCCCTCTTTCATTCATATTATTCTTTTTGATCCCGAATTATACTTCACTTATTCAACATGTACAAATTGTATATTTGGTAGTGCGGGTTGCGATAAAGTTTATCTCGTTTGTCAGAATAAACCGGCAGTATTGGTATTGGATTAATCCGCCGCCGCCGGATGAAGGTCTTTCATCAACGCGGTAA
- a CDS encoding glycerophosphodiester phosphodiesterase, whose product MMEKTMLNIAHRGFRSRYPENTMLAFRKAVEAGCDGIEFDVHLSKDGEAVIIHDETVDRTTDGTGLVGQKTYHELKALNAAKPHPETIDFASIPSLREYFEYIATQPNIISNIELKTGVFVYEGIEEVVYQLMKEYKLISRCIVSSFNHESVLRMKKLDASVVCGLLVDSWQIHPEQYVQNLGIECYHPSAYCVTPELVGALHRAGIRVNPWFGSIQCDYRQLIEMGVDSLITDYPDRITALMKDLHPAAAD is encoded by the coding sequence ATGATGGAAAAAACAATGCTTAATATTGCGCACAGGGGATTCCGCAGCCGGTACCCTGAAAACACCATGCTTGCCTTTCGGAAAGCAGTAGAAGCCGGGTGCGACGGGATAGAGTTTGATGTGCATCTTTCAAAAGATGGCGAGGCTGTTATTATTCACGATGAAACGGTTGACCGCACGACTGACGGTACGGGGTTGGTCGGACAGAAAACATACCATGAGTTAAAAGCGTTGAATGCCGCAAAGCCGCATCCTGAAACGATAGATTTTGCATCCATTCCTTCATTGCGGGAATACTTTGAATATATTGCAACACAGCCGAATATTATTTCAAATATTGAATTAAAAACCGGCGTTTTTGTTTATGAAGGAATTGAAGAAGTTGTATATCAGCTGATGAAGGAGTACAAACTGATCAGCCGCTGTATTGTGTCGTCTTTTAATCACGAAAGTGTACTACGGATGAAGAAGCTCGATGCATCGGTTGTTTGCGGACTATTGGTAGACAGTTGGCAAATTCATCCTGAGCAGTATGTGCAGAACCTCGGTATCGAATGTTATCACCCATCAGCTTATTGTGTAACGCCCGAACTGGTTGGGGCTTTGCACCGGGCTGGTATCCGTGTCAATCCGTGGTTCGGCAGTATTCAGTGCGATTACCGGCAGCTGATTGAAATGGGGGTAGACAGTCTTATTACCGACTACCCCGATCGGATTACCGCGTTGATGAAAGACCTTCATCCGGCGGCGGCGGATTAA
- a CDS encoding vancomycin high temperature exclusion protein: protein MKISTRRSFMKKIVIVCGAFIFVALWINYDMVRFAKQYVKNADDECLSKSDCILVLGARVWRNGQPSHILEDRIITGIDLYRAGISPAILMSGDHGTKSYDEVKAMKQYAVERSVPADCVFTDHAGFSTYDSCYRARDIFCAKKVVIVTQQYHLYRALYIARCLGLEAYGVASDRRFIYGEKRRQIREFFARIKAVGAILIKAAPRYLGEQIPIQTSQGSATDG from the coding sequence ATGAAGATATCAACACGCAGAAGTTTTATGAAAAAAATAGTTATCGTATGTGGTGCGTTTATTTTTGTCGCGCTTTGGATCAATTACGATATGGTTCGCTTTGCAAAACAATATGTCAAAAATGCTGATGATGAGTGCCTCTCGAAATCTGATTGCATTTTAGTGTTAGGTGCGCGTGTTTGGCGCAACGGACAGCCGAGCCATATCCTAGAAGATAGAATTATAACCGGTATCGATTTGTACCGTGCCGGTATTTCTCCGGCGATTCTGATGAGTGGTGATCATGGTACAAAAAGCTATGATGAAGTAAAAGCAATGAAACAGTATGCAGTAGAAAGAAGTGTTCCGGCTGATTGTGTGTTTACGGATCATGCCGGTTTTTCTACGTACGATAGCTGTTACCGAGCGCGGGATATTTTTTGTGCAAAAAAAGTGGTGATTGTAACGCAGCAGTATCATTTATATCGGGCTCTCTATATTGCACGCTGTTTGGGTCTTGAGGCATACGGAGTTGCGAGCGACCGGCGGTTTATCTACGGAGAAAAACGCCGTCAGATACGGGAATTTTTTGCACGGATAAAAGCAGTCGGTGCAATTCTGATTAAAGCCGCTCCCCGTTATTTAGGTGAACAAATTCCTATACAAACTTCACAGGGAAGTGCAACGGATGGTTAA
- a CDS encoding radical SAM protein, with the protein MHFVQAKGILSAKNGMNLYRGCTHGCIYCDSRSECYHINHSFEDIEIKENAIELLEDALQRKRNKCMIGTGSMTDPYMPLEEKLGMTRKAIETVYRYGFGFTVITKSPLILRDLELLQVINTKAKCVVQMTLTTYDDSLCKILEPNVAVTSERFAALKTLRDAGIPTVVWLTPILPFINDTVENLEGILQYCIEAKVCGIICFGMGLTLRDGNREYFYKKLDTAFPGLKEQYIQRYGTRYSVMSPHNTRLINIFHARCKENGIETNPDVIFAYLSAFDKIPGKPNAQLELF; encoded by the coding sequence ATGCATTTTGTACAAGCAAAAGGAATTTTATCAGCGAAAAATGGAATGAACTTATACCGCGGTTGCACGCATGGATGTATCTATTGCGACTCGCGCAGTGAGTGTTATCATATAAACCACAGCTTTGAAGATATCGAAATAAAAGAAAATGCAATAGAGCTGCTCGAAGATGCCTTGCAGCGAAAACGCAATAAGTGCATGATCGGTACCGGGTCTATGACCGACCCGTATATGCCGCTGGAAGAAAAACTCGGGATGACGCGGAAAGCGATAGAGACTGTCTACCGCTACGGTTTCGGTTTTACTGTGATAACAAAATCCCCGCTTATATTGCGCGATCTCGAACTTTTACAGGTAATAAACACCAAAGCAAAATGCGTTGTACAAATGACGCTGACCACCTATGATGATAGCTTATGTAAAATACTTGAACCGAATGTTGCCGTTACCAGTGAACGATTTGCCGCGCTTAAAACGCTACGCGACGCAGGTATTCCAACCGTTGTGTGGCTTACGCCTATTCTTCCCTTCATCAATGATACGGTGGAAAACCTCGAAGGTATTTTACAGTATTGTATCGAAGCAAAAGTATGCGGCATCATCTGTTTCGGCATGGGCTTAACGCTCAGAGACGGCAACCGCGAATATTTTTATAAAAAACTCGACACAGCTTTTCCGGGCTTAAAAGAACAATATATCCAACGCTACGGTACTCGCTATTCCGTTATGAGTCCACACAATACACGCCTAATAAATATCTTCCATGCGCGGTGCAAAGAAAACGGCATAGAAACCAATCCCGATGTTATATTTGCGTATTTAAGCGCCTTTGATAAAATCCCCGGAAAGCCGAATGCACAACTGGAATTGTTTTGA
- a CDS encoding type II toxin-antitoxin system RelE/ParE family toxin, whose translation MVYKVRVTDKAKTDLDEIIRYIAEKLSNVTAAANLLADFVKQKNNLQDSPYMYPLCNDIKLQKKGYHRFLFYKNYLALYSIDDKEKIVHILHIFYAKRDYAKSV comes from the coding sequence ATGGTTTATAAAGTCAGAGTAACCGATAAAGCAAAGACTGATCTTGATGAAATTATCAGGTATATTGCGGAAAAGCTTTCAAATGTAACAGCTGCCGCCAATTTGCTTGCGGACTTTGTAAAACAGAAAAATAATTTACAGGATTCGCCATATATGTATCCCCTTTGTAATGACATAAAATTGCAGAAGAAGGGATATCATAGATTCCTTTTTTATAAAAACTATCTAGCTTTGTATTCGATTGATGATAAAGAAAAGATTGTACATATATTGCATATATTTTATGCAAAAAGAGATTATGCAAAATCGGTATAA